One genomic region from Nymphaea colorata isolate Beijing-Zhang1983 chromosome 10, ASM883128v2, whole genome shotgun sequence encodes:
- the LOC126410438 gene encoding uncharacterized protein LOC126410438 isoform X3, whose translation MFSLPLSPPSPLPLSSLGLSFSPLGLCKAVFLLVSKPAIFLSSFTPTEGETPVFADLPPCVEACDLALCRSWRSSSHPSRRGWLKEALFYLSSGDAPLTVQAISTTIRLPFNHRLLVQNLTLR comes from the exons atgttctcgCTGCCACTTTCCCCTCcctcccctcttcccctctcctctctcggtctctcttTCTCGCCCCTTGGTCTATGCAAAGCCGTCTTCCTCCTTGTGTCGAAGCCGGCGatcttcctctcttccttcaCGCCGACGGAAG GTGAGACCCCTGTGTTCGCAGATCTTCCTCCTTGTGTTGAAGCCTGTGATTTGGCTCTCTGTCGAAGCTGGCGATCTTCCTCTCATCCTTCGCGCAGG GGTTGGCTGAAAGAAGctcttttttatctctcttcAG GTGACGCACCCTTGACAGTTCAAGCTATATCAACAACTATTCGTCTTCCTTTTAATCATCGATTGCTTGTGCAGAATTTAACATT ACGATGA
- the LOC126410438 gene encoding uncharacterized protein LOC126410438 isoform X1 gives MFSLPLSPPSPLPLSSLGLSFSPLGLCKAVFLLVSKPAIFLSSFTPTEGETPVFADLPPCVEACDLALCRSWRSSSHPSRRGWLKEALFYLSSGDAPLTVQAISTTIRLPFNHRLLVQNLTFLVNMADIECSMTTMMSDNDDERVLFIIRLVYVFILFWLR, from the exons atgttctcgCTGCCACTTTCCCCTCcctcccctcttcccctctcctctctcggtctctcttTCTCGCCCCTTGGTCTATGCAAAGCCGTCTTCCTCCTTGTGTCGAAGCCGGCGatcttcctctcttccttcaCGCCGACGGAAG GTGAGACCCCTGTGTTCGCAGATCTTCCTCCTTGTGTTGAAGCCTGTGATTTGGCTCTCTGTCGAAGCTGGCGATCTTCCTCTCATCCTTCGCGCAGG GGTTGGCTGAAAGAAGctcttttttatctctcttcAG GTGACGCACCCTTGACAGTTCAAGCTATATCAACAACTATTCGTCTTCCTTTTAATCATCGATTGCTTGTGCAGAATTTAACATT TTTAGTGAATATGGCCGATATTGAATGTTCGATGACAACGATGATGAGTGACAACGATGATGAGCGAGTCCTTTTCATCATTCGACTAGTTTATGTCTTCATCCTCTTTTGGTTAAGATGA
- the LOC126410438 gene encoding uncharacterized protein LOC126410438 isoform X2, producing the protein MQSRLPPCVEAGDLPLFLHADGRWPCFSPTPFVQGETPVFADLPPCVEACDLALCRSWRSSSHPSRRGWLKEALFYLSSGDAPLTVQAISTTIRLPFNHRLLVQNLTFLVNMADIECSMTTMMSDNDDERVLFIIRLVYVFILFWLR; encoded by the exons ATGCAAAGCCGTCTTCCTCCTTGTGTCGAAGCCGGCGatcttcctctcttccttcaCGCCGACGGAAGGTGGCCTTGCTTCTCCCCCACTCCCTTTGTGCAGG GTGAGACCCCTGTGTTCGCAGATCTTCCTCCTTGTGTTGAAGCCTGTGATTTGGCTCTCTGTCGAAGCTGGCGATCTTCCTCTCATCCTTCGCGCAGG GGTTGGCTGAAAGAAGctcttttttatctctcttcAG GTGACGCACCCTTGACAGTTCAAGCTATATCAACAACTATTCGTCTTCCTTTTAATCATCGATTGCTTGTGCAGAATTTAACATT TTTAGTGAATATGGCCGATATTGAATGTTCGATGACAACGATGATGAGTGACAACGATGATGAGCGAGTCCTTTTCATCATTCGACTAGTTTATGTCTTCATCCTCTTTTGGTTAAGATGA
- the LOC126410438 gene encoding uncharacterized protein LOC126410438 isoform X4 encodes MFSLPLSPPSPLPLSSLGLSFSPLGLCKAVFLLVSKPAIFLSSFTPTEGETPVFADLPPCVEACDLALCRSWRSSSHPSRRGWLKEALFYLSSGDAPLTVQAISTTIRLPFNHRLLVQNLTF; translated from the exons atgttctcgCTGCCACTTTCCCCTCcctcccctcttcccctctcctctctcggtctctcttTCTCGCCCCTTGGTCTATGCAAAGCCGTCTTCCTCCTTGTGTCGAAGCCGGCGatcttcctctcttccttcaCGCCGACGGAAG GTGAGACCCCTGTGTTCGCAGATCTTCCTCCTTGTGTTGAAGCCTGTGATTTGGCTCTCTGTCGAAGCTGGCGATCTTCCTCTCATCCTTCGCGCAGG GGTTGGCTGAAAGAAGctcttttttatctctcttcAG GTGACGCACCCTTGACAGTTCAAGCTATATCAACAACTATTCGTCTTCCTTTTAATCATCGATTGCTTGTGCAGAATTTAACATT CTGA
- the LOC116262634 gene encoding uncharacterized protein LOC116262634, with protein MARTKQTARKSTGGKAPRKQLATKAARKSAPATGGVKKPHRFRPGTVALREIRKYQKSTELLIRKLPFQRLVREIAQDFKTDLRFQSSAVAALQEAAEAYLVGLFEDTNLCAIHAKRVTIMPKDIQLARRIRGERAPPSSQSFPTNSVSSSSLLLFPSCIKLILLPTICFCSCLLLTMARTKQTARKSTGGKAPRKQLATKAARKSAPATGGVKKPHRFRPGTVALREIRKYQKSTELLIRKLPFQRLVREIAQDFKTDLRFQSSAVAALQEAAEAYLVGLFEDTNLCAIHAKRVTIMPKDIQLARRIRGERA; from the exons ATGGCTCGTACGAAGCAAACCGCCCGGAAGTCAACCGGAGGAAAGGCCCCGAGGAAGCAGTTGGCCACCAAGGCTGCCAGGAAGTCCGCTCCGGCGACCGGAGGAGTCAAGAAGCCGCATAGGTTCAGGCCAGGAACCGTCGCCCTCAGGGAAATCAGGAAATACCAGAAAAGCACCGAGCTGCTCATCCGGAAGCTGCCGTTCCAGCGTCTCGTTCGTGAGATCGCTCAGGACTTCAAGACGGATTTGAGGTTCCAGAGCAGCGCCGTTGCTGCACTTCAGGAGGCGGCGGAGGCCTACCTCGTCGGTCTCTTCGAGGATACCAATCTCTGCGCCATTCACGCCAAGAGGGTGACGATCATGCCGAAAGACATCCAATTGGCCAGGCGCATCAGGGGCGAGCGTGCT CCGCCCTCGTCTCAGAGTTTTCCCACCAACAGCGTTTCGTCTTCTTCGCTTCTCCTTTTCCCCTCCTGTATCAAGTTGATTCTGTTGCCCACTATCTGTTTCTGTTCTTGTTTGCTGCTTACGATGGCTCGCACCAAGCAAACCGCCCGGAAATCCACCGGAGGAAAGGCCCCCAGGAAGCAGTTGGCCACCAAGGCTGCCAGGAAATCCGCTCCGGCAACCGGAGGAGTGAAGAAGCCACACAGGTTCAGGCCCGGAACCGTCGCCCTGAGGGAAATCCGAAAGTATCAGAAGAGCACTGAGCTTCTCATCCGGAAGCTGCCGTTCCAGCGTCTCGTCCGTGAGATCGCTCAGGACTTCAAGACGGATCTCAGGTTCCAGAGCAGCGCCGTCGCGGCTCTCCAGGAGGCGGCGGAGGCCTACCTCGTCGGGCTCTTTGAGGACACCAATCTTTGCGCCATCCATGCCAAGAGGGTGACGATCATGCCGAAGGACATCCAGCTGGCCAGGCGGATCAGAGGCGAGCGCGCTTGA